The genomic DNA CCTGGGCCAGGGCGGCACCACCCAGCGCGGCGTGTACGTGGCCGTGCCTGGCCCCATGCTTGAAACGCCCGCCGAATACCGCTACCTGCGCTTCATCGGGGCCGACGCGGTGGGCATGAGCACCGTGCCCGAGGTTATCGCGGCGCGCCACCTGGGCCTGCCGGTGCTGGCCGTGTCGGTCATCACCGACCTGTGCTACCCCGGCCAGCTCAAGCCGGTTGTAATCAGCGATATCCTGGCCGCCGCCGCCGTGGCTGAGCCGCGCCTCACGGCCCTGATGAAAGCCGTGCTGGCGGGCTAGCGCACCGGCAGCCCCTCAGTCAGGGCGGCGGCGCGCAGGCGAGTGTCGTGGGTGAAGAAGCCGTTGAGCGGGCCGCCGGCCCGCTCAACGGCGAGTTGAATGGCATCCAAACTGCGCAGGGCCAGGGCGTGGTGTTTACGAACCAGCTTGGCCGCTTGGGCAAGCAATTCCGAGGATAGGACTATCCGCTGAAAAGCGGGCCAGTCGGCCGCTAGCAGGCGCAGGCGGCGGGTGGCCAGATTTTGCGTTAGCACGTGCTGACGAACTTTGGTTTGGAACGCGGAATGCAGTTCTACCCAAGCCAGCTCAGCTACGACCAGCGTATCGCGGTCTAGTTGAATTTGGGCGCGCAAGGCCGCCGAATCAGCTTCCTGATAGTAGAGCTTCAGCAACGAGGAGGAATCCAGAAAAAATTTCACTAGGGCGACTCCTCTCGCTCTTCCAGCACAGCATCCGATACACTACTGCCCGGCGTGGTAGGTAACGCCAGCGCTTCATCAAACGAGAAACGAGGTTTTTTAGAGGGCATTGCCACTGCAACACACTCGGGCTTACTAGCCAGAAACGTAACGAGCACTTCGCCCGCCGGGAGGTTAGCGGCGGCCGGCAGCGGCTCGCTCAGCCGCACCACGCCGTTTTCATACGTTCCGCGCACAGTTATTAACATGAGTCTAAGGTAACGACTTTACTTCAGATACACCGTGCGCTGGTCGCTCACGAGCACCGTGAAAATGCCCAGGCCGCCCTGCACGTTGCTGTGGATGGACGAGGGCTGCGCAAACGGGTTGCCGTTGGCGTTGCGGGCGTTGCGCACCGACTGCCGGAAGTCGTAATATAGCGAGTCGAGGTGGTAGAGGGTGGTCGTGACCGTGTCGCCGGGCACGAAGCGATAGGTCGTGACCTGGGCGTAGGGCTGGCCATTAAAAAGCCGGTCGTTGAGGTCGTTATCGGTTTCCGAGTTGTCGGACGGTTTGCCCTTGTGCAGCATCAGGCGGTAGAAATCGTTGGTGACGCCGGGGTCAGTCCACTTGGTCACGAAGTAGGCCTTTTTATTGGCCCCGGTCAGCGCGTTGAACTTGTACTGCGCCGAGTCGATGCGAATGAACGTGGGCACGATGGTGGTGCCCGTGAGGTGCCGCCCGCGCTTGTCCTGCGCATCGAGGCCAAATTGCTGGCCGGCCTGGGCCACGAGCGGCGTGGTGCCAATGTGGGTGTAGTACTTGCCGGTGACGTTATCAATGCCGGGACTGAAACGCAGGGGTAGGGGCCGGCCGCCGGGCAGCGTCAGGGTCACGGTTACGTCGGTGGGCAGCTGCACGGTTTGGCCATTCGTGAGCGCAAGTATCTGCGAGCCAGCCGCTACGGCCTGGCCATCATCCAGGTACGGCACCGATTCGGTAATGGTGAGGCGCGGTATTTCGCCGTTTTGCAAATAGCACTCGGCCACGAGTTGGTTGGCGTAGTAGGGCAGGGGCACGTTCACGTCGTTTTGCAGGCTTTTGCAGCCCGCCAACAGCCCTACCCCCCCCGCCAAGACCAACGTTAAAACCCGCGTACTTATCTTCTTCCCAACCATAACTATAACCATTAAAAAATAATCGTCTACAAAATCCGTGAAATCCGCTAAAATCCGTGTAATCCGTGATTAGAATTTGAAATTATACGTCACTGACGGGATGAACGGAAACAGCGATACCTGCTGCGCCCGGTAGCCCGTCACCTGGTCCGTCACTTTGTCGCGGGTTTGCTCGAAGTAGATGAAGTAGGCGTTGCGCCGGTTATAAGCGTTATAAATGCTGAACGTGAGGTCGCGGTCGCCGCCAATGCGGGTAGGCCGCAGCTTGTACACCAGGCCCAGGTCGAGGCGGCTGTAGGGAATCATGCGGTACGAGTTGCGGTCGGGGTACACGGGCACGGCCTGGATGCCGCCCTGGTAAATATCCTGGATAGCAAAGCGGCCCAGCGGCAGGGTAGTGGGCGCGCCGCTCGTGTACACAAAGCTGGCCGTGAGCGAGACGCGCGGATTGAGCTGGTGAATAACTACGACGTTCAGGTTGTGCCGCCGGTCGTAGTTGGGGTAAAAATCCTGGCCGTTATTGATGCCCGTGGTACCGAGCTGAGGCGGAAAATTGCGCTTGGTCCAGGCCAGCGTGTAGCCAATCCAGCCGGTAGTTTTGCCGGTCTTTTTCTCCAGATAAAGCTCATTGCCGTAGGCCCAGCCGCGCCCGAAAAGGAACTGCGTATCGAGGTTGTTATTGGCAAAAATCTGGGCCCCGTCTTTGAAGTCAATCTGGTTGTTGGCCCATTTGTAGTACACTTCATCGGTGAGCAAAAACTTGCCGCCGCCGAGCAAAAAGCTCGCGCCCGAGCTCACCTGCTGTGAGCGCTCGGGCTTCACCGAGAGGCGCGACGGGTACCAGATATCGGTGGGCAGCGACGCGCCCGAGTTCGACACCAGATGCACGTACTGGTACATGAGCGCGTAGCTGGCTTTCAGCGCCACCTTGTCGGTGAGCGAATAGCGGGCCGATGCGCGCGGCTCCAGGCCGGCAAAGTGGTCGGTGCCGCTCTGAAAGCCTGACAGCCGCAGCCCTAATTCGGTCTGAAATTTATCGTTAACCTTGATATTATCGCTGGCGTAAAGGCCGGCTTCCTGGCCGAGGTAATTAACGTCGGAATTGATATTCAGGCTGTTATCCTGCGAGCTGCGCTGCAAGCGCCCTACCCCGAAATTGTGGGCCGTAACCAGGGCACCAAACTTGATGGTGTGCTGGTCGTTGGGCACGTAGTCGAAATCGGTGCGCGCCGTGTAGTCCAGAATGGTCGAGCCCAGGTTGAAGGTAAACTGGTCAATGCTGTTGCCCAAATTATACTTGTACGAGGTCACCGACGCGGTGGTGTTGGCCGTGAGCCGGGGCGAAAACACGTGCTGCCAGCGCAGCGCGCCCAGCGTGTTGCCCCAGTTAAACGTGGCCTGAAAGCCATTGGGCGAGGTAAAGCCGAAGATATCGCGCCCCAGGTAGCCCGTAAAAAACAGCTGGTCCTGGGTGCCGAGCGTGTAGTTGGCCTTGGCGTTGAAGTCGTAGAAATAGTAGTCCGGGATGGGCGTGTAGTCTTCTTTGCTGGCATTGGCCCGGTTGAGGGCGCGGGTAAAAATGTCGAAATACGTGCGCCGCCCGCTCACGATAAACGAGCCTTTGCCCTTGCGTATCGGCCCCTCAAAGCTGAGCCGCGACGAGATGAGGCCGATGCCGCCCGTGGTCACGAACTTGCCGCGGTCGCCTTCGCGCAGCTTCACATCGACCACCGACGAAAGCCTACCCCCATACTGCGCCGGGAAGCCCGACTTATACAAATCGACGCTCTGCACGGCGTCGGAGTTGAACACCGAGAACAGCCCGAACAAGTGGTTGGGGTTGTAAACCACCACGTTATCGACCAGCACCAGGTTCTGGTCGGCCGAGCCGCCGCGCACGAATAAGCCGCTGCTGCCCTCGCCGCCGCTTTGCACGCCGGGCTTGAGCTGCAGGGTTTTCAAAATATCGACCTCGCCAAACAGAGCGGGTAGCAATTTGGCCTCCCGAATGCTGAGGTGCTCGACGCCCATCTGGGTGGTTTGCAGCTTCTCTTTCAGCGTCTGCTCGCCCCGCACCACCACCTCGCCGAGCTCGCTAGCCACCGCTGCCAGCGTGAAACTGTGCTGCTGGTTGCGGTGCAGAGTCAGGCTCAGCGTCTGGGAGGTGTAGCCCACGAACGACACCACCACTTGCTGCGGCCCCTCGGGCAGGCTGAGTTTGTAGTGGCCATCGGCCTCGGCGGCCGTGCCCAGCCCCAGCGCTGGCACCGCCACCGAAGCGCCGGGCAGCACGCCGCCGTCGCTACCCCTCACTACCCCACTCAGCACGTGTTGCGCCTGGGCCCAGCCCAAGTGAGGAAAGGTTACTAGTAAAACACTGATTAATATAAAATTGCGTAGTAGCACGTCTCGAATCATAACACAAAGTAACGGCCCGCGGGCGCGTGTTGCGCCAACGCCGAGCGCGTTGCTTTAGTTTGTGGCCCGGCCACTTTCCTGCGCGGCAATACTACCCAGGCAGCTTATATATAAGCTCCCACTGCCTGCGCGAGCTGGGTGGCCGGCACCACGCCCGCCTGCCGCCACACCGGCTGCCCTTTGTGAAAAAGAATGAGAGTAGGGATGCTTTGTACCTTGAATTGCTGGGCCACCGCCTGGTTTTTGTCCACATCTATCTTAATGATGCGCAGCTTGCCCTCGTGCTGCGCGGCAAATTGCTGCAAGATGGGCGCCATCGTCTTGCACGGGCCGCACCAATCAGCATAAAAATCGACCAGCACGGGCATGCCGGGGCTATTAATGAGTTCGGAAAAGGACTTGCGGGGCATGGCTTTTTTAAGTATGAAGTAGAAATTATGAATTGGGGCGGGGTAGGGCGGCAAGTGGTCGGCCGACTGCAAAAACTGGCAACGGTAAGTTTGTAGGCCAAAGCCAGCCCTGGGTTCAGGTAGTACCCATCTGCTGAGGCTACGGTTTCGTTTTGCCGCTTCCTAATCCGCTTACGCGCCCGCCAGCCTGGCTGCACCCGCTGTTTCCGGGCAGCGAGTGGCGGGGTGCGCCGGTGGGACCCACCGGCGCACCCCGCCTCTACCTCACCTTCGACGACGGCCCCATTCCCGACGAAACGCCCTGGGTGCTGGAGCAGCTAGCCGCCTACCAGGCCCCGGCTACGTTCTTTTGCGTGGGCGACAACCTGGCCCGCCACCCCGACATTGCCCGCGCCGCGCTGGCCGCCGGCCATCGCCTCGGCAACCACACTCAGCACCACCGCAGCGCCTGGAACACGCCCCGCGCCGCCTACCTGGCCGGCGTGGCCGAGTGCGAGCAAGTGCTGGATGAATTGGGGCTTGGTGCTTGCTCAGTGCTTGGGGGGGATAAAGCAGCCGAGAATCTCAATCCCAAGCACCAAGCCCCAAGCACCAAGCCCCAAAACCCCCTCTTCCGCCCGCCCTATGGCCGCTTAACCTGGCCGGTGCTACGGGCGCTGCGCGGGCAGTACCGCATAATTATGTGGTCACTGCTTACCCGCGACTACGACCCCGCCCTACCCCCCGAAACCGCGCTGCGCCTGACGCTGGCCGCCACCCGCCCCGGCGACATCGTGGTGCTGCACGACTCGCGCAAGGCCAGCCGCTCGCTGCGCTTTTTGCTGCCCCGGCTGCTGGCCCACTTCAGCGAGTTGGGCTACGAATTCGCGCTGTTATAAGTTGATTGTCAGATGCTGAGCCTGCTATTTTGCGTGAGCGTCGCCTACTGCCTGCTGTGGCTGGGCTGGCTGGCCTACGTGACGTGGCGGTTGGCCCGGCGCACGGGCGCGCCCGCGCCGGTGGCGCTGCCCACGCCGCTGCCGCGCGTGAGCATTCTCATCGCGGCCCGCAACGAAGCGGCCGCCCTGCCGCGCTGCCTGGCCAGCGTGCGGGCGCTCGCCTACCCCCCCCATTTGCTCGAAGTGCTGCTCGGCGACGATGCCAGCACCGACGCCACCCGCGCCGTGGCCGAGGCCGCCATGTGGGGCTTTGCGGGTGATTTTCAGGTAATTTCTATTACCGATACATTGGGCCCGGCGCGGGGCAAGGCCAACGTGCTGGCCCACCTGGCCCGCCGCGCCACTGCTGACTATCTGCTCATTACCGATGCCGACATTGCCCTACCCCCCACCTGGGTGCCGGCCATGCTGGCCCACGCCGCGCCGGACGTGGGCACCGTCACGGGCCTCACGGTGGTGCAGGGGCCGGGCTGGCTGGCCCGCCTCCAGGGCCTCGACTGGCTGCTCTCGCTGGCCTCCATGCAGGTGGCCACCGACGCGGGCCAGCCCATGACGGCGATGGGTAACAACATGCTCGTGACCCGCGCCGCCTACCGCGCCACCGGCGGCTATGAGGCGCTGCCATTCTCCATCACCGAAGATTTTGCCCTGTTTGAGGCCGTGAACGCGCGGGGCTACGGCTTCCGGCAACTGTTCGAGCCAGCCGTGCGGGCGGCCTCGCTGCCGGCGGGCTCGTGGGCCGAGTTGCTGCGGCAGCGCCTGCGCTGGATGCGCGGCGCGGCGGCCTTGCCCCCCAAGGTGCAGGTGAGCTTGGTGCTGTTTAGTGGCTACTGGCTGGCGGTGGTGGGCCTGCTGCTGGCCGGCCGGCCGGCCTGGGCGCTGGGCGCGCTGGCCCTCAAAATAGCCGCCCAGGGCCTCATGGCCGGGGTGGCCGCGCGCCGCGCCGGCCTACCCCCCCCGGCTGGGTTGGTGGTAGTCGGCTACGAGTTTTTTTCGTTAGCGCTCCTCACTGACCTCACCATCCGGCGCGTATTTGGGCCTAAAAAAGTTGATTGGAAAGGGCGGGCTTATCAATGAGCAGTTAATAATGAGCAGTGAGCAAGTTGTTATTCAGCCCATTGCTGCCGTGCAGACCTACGCCCTGCGCCACGCGGTGCTGTGGCCCGATAAGCCGCCGGCCTACGTGCGGCTGCCCGACGACGACGCGGGCCAGCATTTCGGCGCGTTCGTGGCGGGCGAGCTGCGGGCGGTAATTTCGCTGTTCGTGACGCCCGCGGGTGAGGCGCGCTTTCGCAAGTTTGCCACCGACCCGGCCTGGCAGGGTAGGGGCCTGGGCACGGCGCTGCTGCGGCACACCAGGCAGGCGGCGCGGGCGCGGGGAGCCACCGCGCTTTGGTGCGATGCCCGCCAGAATGCCCTGCCGTTTTACCAGCGTTTTGGCTTGGTGCCGGAGGGCGACGTTTTTTACAAAGGCGACATTGCGTATTTGCGGCTGCGCTGCGCGCTTTAAGAAGATAATCTGCTTAGTATGAAGTTAATAGAAACCCACGCGCACCTCTATTCCGAGCAATTCCGGCCCGACCAGGCCGAGGCGCTGCACCGCGCCGTGGCGGCGGGCGTCGGCACCATTTTGCTGCCCAACGTGGACCACTCGACCATCGACGCCATGCTGGAGTTGGAGGCCATCGCCCCCGGCACCTGCCACGCCATGATGGGCCTGCACCCCTGCTCGGTGGGGCCAACTTTTGAAAAGGACCTGCAGGAAGTGGCCGACTGGCTGGCCCGGCGGCCCTTCGTGGCGGTGGGCGAGTGTGGCATCGACCTCTACTGGGACAAAACCTACCTGCCGCAGCAGCAAGCAGCCCTGCGCGAGCAGCTGCGCCTGGCCAAGCAGTACGATTTGCCCATCGTGCTGCACACCCGCAACGCCTTCGAAGAGGCCTACGAACTGGTGGCCGAAGCCCAGGATGGCAGCCTGCGCGGCGTGTTTCACTGCTTCTCCGATGGCCTGGCCGAAGCCGAACGTATTATCGCCCTGGGCTTTAAGCTGGGAATCGGGGGGGTAGCAACCTTCAAAAACGGCGGCCTCGACCAAGTGCTGCCCCATGTGGGCCTGGAGCACCTGGTGCTCGAAACCGACTGCCCCTACCTGGCTCCGGTGCCCTACCGCGGCAAGCGCAACGAGCCGGCCTACCTGCCCCTGGTGCTGCACCGCGTGGCCACGTTGCTGGGCCAGTCGCCCGATGCCGTAGCCGGGGCCACCACCCGCACCGCCCGCGAGCTATTCCGGCTGGCGGAGTAACTATGAATTATGAATTATTTTCCGGTTCTCATTTCTTGCCCTCTTCCTCTTTATTCAATTCATGATTCATAATTTCTAATTCATAATTAAAAATGAGCTTACCCCTGTTGGCGCTGCCCACTGCCGCCGATGCCGCCGACGCGGCGGCCCCGCGTCTGCTCATTCTCTACACCGGCGGCACGGTGGGCATGGCCGTGAACCGGCGGCAGGAGCTGGTGCCCATGCACTTTAGCAAGCTGGGCAAACGCATGCCCGAGCTGCGCCAGCTGCCCTACCGCCTGGAGCTGCTGGCCTTTCCGCAGCCTATCGACAGCAGCAACGTGACACCCGCCGACTGGCTGCTGCTGGCCCAGCTCATCGGGTTGCACTATGCTGATTTTGATGGGTTTGTGATTTTGCATGGCACTGATACGATGGCTTATTCGGCGGCGGCGCTCAGCTTTTTGCTCGAATATCTGGGCAAGCCGGTCATTTTCACCGGGGCGCAGGTGCCCGTGGGCCGCACCCGCTCCGATGCCACCCGCAACCTACTCACGGCCTTGGAGATAGCCGCCGCGCGCCACCCCCGCGCCCACACCGTGCGCCTGCCCGAGGTGGGCTTGTTTTTCAACGACGTGCTTATTCGCGGCACCCGCGCCAAAAAGGTCGAGAGCCAGCAGTTCGCCGCCTTCAAAAGCGAGAACTACCCGCCGCTGGTCCGCGCCGGCATCAACCTCGATTTCAACGATAAAAGCATTCGCCTGCTGCCCGCCGCCCGCCTCAAAGTGCACCAGAAGCTGGAGGAAAAAGTAGCCGTACTGCGGCTGTTTCCGGGCATCACGGAGGGGGTAGTGGAGGCCGTGCTGAGCGTGCCCGGCCTGCGCGGCTGCGTGCTCGAAACCTATGGCTCGGGCAATGCGCCCACCGCGCCGTGGTTCCTGGCCTGCCTCGAACGGGCCTATGCCCGAGGGGTTTACCTGCTCAACGTGAGCCAGTGCGAGGAGGGTAGGGTGGTGCAGGGCCACTACGAAACCAGCGCCCGCCTCGCCGGCCTGGGCATCATCGGCGGCGACGACATCACCACCGAGGCCGCCATTACCAAGCTCATGTTCGTGCTTGGCCTGGGGCGCAATGAGGTCGAAACCCGGCAGCTGCTCAGCCATGACCTGCGCGGCGAGATTACCCTGTAGGGTGAGCGGATGTGTGGTAAGTTTAGCTTGCCGTTTTAGCTGCTGCGGCCCGCGTCCGGCAGGCTAAAGCCTACCCTACATTCTCCCGGCAAGCCGAAGCTTACCGCACACTGCGCTTTCCTGCCTATCTTTGCAGCCCCATTCAGAGAGGTGTCCGAGTGGTCGAAGGAGCACGCCTGGAAAGTGTGTATAGCCCAAAAGGTTATCGTGGGTTCGAATCCCATCCTCTCTGCAAAAAGCCCCGTTTCCAAGTTGGAAGCGGGGCTTTTGATTTTGTGAGAAATGGTCGCCAACGAGCTCCTTACAAAAGCTTTTCGCGGGTGACGTTTGAATAACTGCGTAATAGCAGTGAACAATATTCCCAGCCTTATTTTGAAAAATAAGCTGAGCAAAATTAGTCAGGGACTACTTCGCCCAGATGTTTTGAGCGGACTCGAACGGTCATAGCAAACGCTAGCCAGCAGGCAGCAGATAAAATGCAATTTTATCCGCTGCCTGCAATCCCGAACTCAGAGTTGATTAGCTGTAGTGCGCCGGATTAGAAAATTCTAATTTCTTTCCAATACTACGTTAATACGACCACCGCAATTTTGTCTCAATACCCTTGGCCTTTGGGCCAGCACGCCCTACCAAGCGGGTACGCTAGTGGCGGTTCAGCCAGTCACAATGCAACTTCTTTATCTAGTCTTCCTCGTTTCTTCATGTCTTCTTAATAGCAAAATGCTGACTTTTGTATCACCCAGCACTCGATACTGGTAATTCAGTGTCGGCTTATTCCCACCATTCTACGCTCATAAAATTTGAATTGGGGCCAGCATGTTGCTGGCATTCAAAAGCTTTTTGCTTTTTGAATATAGCTGATAGATAGGCATGCAAAACATAGTAGTTGAAATATCCATTCGCGGGATGGGTTTTGTATTTTGGCAACGATGTCTGTCGGACAACCAATGAGCCAACCAACATAAAGACGGGCTGACTTTGTAGTGCCGGCTGCCAACCTACTGTTGGGGCTGGTAATCATTGTTTGCCTGGTTTCCTACCTATAAATTTTTTCTGGATTACCAAGCGCTTAGTTATGATTTCTGATGCTTTTGTGAAAAGAATATTCCTGTTCCTGAGCTTGTTTGTTGTGTGTTGCTGCATCAGTTGCTCAAGCAAGAAGGAGGAAAAAGAAGAGCAGGTCAAGCTTCTGGTTACCAGTCCTTTGAAGAAGGACACAACCGTTACCAGAGAGTATGTGGCCCAGATTCACGCCTTCCAGCACATTGAGCTGCGGGCCCTGGAGAAAGGCTACCTGCAAAAAATCTTCGTGGATGAAGGGCAGACCGTGCAAAAGGGCCAGCCCATGTTCCAGATTACGCCCCTCATCTACCAGGCTGACCTGCAAAAATCGGAGGCGGAAGCCAACTACGTAGGGATGGAGTATAAGAACACGAAGAGCCTGGCCGACAGCAACATCGTGTCGAAAAATGAGTTGTCGCTGTCGCGGGCCAAGTTCGATAAGGCCAAGGCCGACGTGTCGCTGGCCCAGACGCACCTGCAGTTCACGTCGATTAAAGCCCCGTTTACGGGCATAATGGACCACTTTCAGGGCCGGCTGGGCAGCCTCGTGGCGGAGGGGGACCTGCTGACGACGCTCTCCGACAACAGCAAAATGTGGGTGTACTTCAACGTGCCCGAGGCCGAATACTTGGCTTATAAGGCGCAGGCCAAAGCTGACAACATCGTGAACGTGCAGCTGCTGATGGCCAACAATGAGCTGTTTCCGCTCTCTGGCAAGGTGCAAACCATTGAGGCCGACTTCAACAACGAAACCGGCAACATTGCCTTCCGGGCCACCTTTCCGAACCCCAACGGGCTGCTGCGCAACGGCGAAACCGGCAGCGTGCTGATGACGGTGCCGCTCAAAAATGCCATTATTATTCCGCAGAAAGCTTCCTTCGAAGTGCTGGAAAAGCGCTACGTGTACGTGGTGGATGCCAAGAACATCGTGCATCAGCGCGAGATTGCCATTGCGTCGGAACTGCCTGACCTATACGTGATTAAATCAGGGCTGAACGCCAGCGACAAGATTCTGCTCGAAGGCATCCGCAAGGTGAAGGACGGCGATAAGATTAGCTACACCTTCGAGAGCATGAAGCAGGTGCTGCCCACGCTAAAAGTATATTCTGAATAGTGTTTTGGTGCTTGGTACTTAGTGATTGAGCCGTTCAACGAGCTGCTACCTAAACGACCCAAGCACCAGGCACCAAGCCCTAAGCACCAATTTTCTATTCTATGT from Hymenobacter psoromatis includes the following:
- a CDS encoding GNAT family acetyltransferase; this translates as MSSEQVVIQPIAAVQTYALRHAVLWPDKPPAYVRLPDDDAGQHFGAFVAGELRAVISLFVTPAGEARFRKFATDPAWQGRGLGTALLRHTRQAARARGATALWCDARQNALPFYQRFGLVPEGDVFYKGDIAYLRLRCAL
- a CDS encoding thiol reductase thioredoxin, whose product is MPRKSFSELINSPGMPVLVDFYADWCGPCKTMAPILQQFAAQHEGKLRIIKIDVDKNQAVAQQFKVQSIPTLILFHKGQPVWRQAGVVPATQLAQAVGAYI
- a CDS encoding TonB-dependent receptor → MGWAQAQHVLSGVVRGSDGGVLPGASVAVPALGLGTAAEADGHYKLSLPEGPQQVVVSFVGYTSQTLSLTLHRNQQHSFTLAAVASELGEVVVRGEQTLKEKLQTTQMGVEHLSIREAKLLPALFGEVDILKTLQLKPGVQSGGEGSSGLFVRGGSADQNLVLVDNVVVYNPNHLFGLFSVFNSDAVQSVDLYKSGFPAQYGGRLSSVVDVKLREGDRGKFVTTGGIGLISSRLSFEGPIRKGKGSFIVSGRRTYFDIFTRALNRANASKEDYTPIPDYYFYDFNAKANYTLGTQDQLFFTGYLGRDIFGFTSPNGFQATFNWGNTLGALRWQHVFSPRLTANTTASVTSYKYNLGNSIDQFTFNLGSTILDYTARTDFDYVPNDQHTIKFGALVTAHNFGVGRLQRSSQDNSLNINSDVNYLGQEAGLYASDNIKVNDKFQTELGLRLSGFQSGTDHFAGLEPRASARYSLTDKVALKASYALMYQYVHLVSNSGASLPTDIWYPSRLSVKPERSQQVSSGASFLLGGGKFLLTDEVYYKWANNQIDFKDGAQIFANNNLDTQFLFGRGWAYGNELYLEKKTGKTTGWIGYTLAWTKRNFPPQLGTTGINNGQDFYPNYDRRHNLNVVVIHQLNPRVSLTASFVYTSGAPTTLPLGRFAIQDIYQGGIQAVPVYPDRNSYRMIPYSRLDLGLVYKLRPTRIGGDRDLTFSIYNAYNRRNAYFIYFEQTRDKVTDQVTGYRAQQVSLFPFIPSVTYNFKF
- a CDS encoding L-asparaginase 1 — protein: MSLPLLALPTAADAADAAAPRLLILYTGGTVGMAVNRRQELVPMHFSKLGKRMPELRQLPYRLELLAFPQPIDSSNVTPADWLLLAQLIGLHYADFDGFVILHGTDTMAYSAAALSFLLEYLGKPVIFTGAQVPVGRTRSDATRNLLTALEIAAARHPRAHTVRLPEVGLFFNDVLIRGTRAKKVESQQFAAFKSENYPPLVRAGINLDFNDKSIRLLPAARLKVHQKLEEKVAVLRLFPGITEGVVEAVLSVPGLRGCVLETYGSGNAPTAPWFLACLERAYARGVYLLNVSQCEEGRVVQGHYETSARLAGLGIIGGDDITTEAAITKLMFVLGLGRNEVETRQLLSHDLRGEITL
- a CDS encoding hydrolase TatD, coding for MKLIETHAHLYSEQFRPDQAEALHRAVAAGVGTILLPNVDHSTIDAMLELEAIAPGTCHAMMGLHPCSVGPTFEKDLQEVADWLARRPFVAVGECGIDLYWDKTYLPQQQAALREQLRLAKQYDLPIVLHTRNAFEEAYELVAEAQDGSLRGVFHCFSDGLAEAERIIALGFKLGIGGVATFKNGGLDQVLPHVGLEHLVLETDCPYLAPVPYRGKRNEPAYLPLVLHRVATLLGQSPDAVAGATTRTARELFRLAE
- a CDS encoding efflux transporter periplasmic adaptor subunit, with the translated sequence MISDAFVKRIFLFLSLFVVCCCISCSSKKEEKEEQVKLLVTSPLKKDTTVTREYVAQIHAFQHIELRALEKGYLQKIFVDEGQTVQKGQPMFQITPLIYQADLQKSEAEANYVGMEYKNTKSLADSNIVSKNELSLSRAKFDKAKADVSLAQTHLQFTSIKAPFTGIMDHFQGRLGSLVAEGDLLTTLSDNSKMWVYFNVPEAEYLAYKAQAKADNIVNVQLLMANNELFPLSGKVQTIEADFNNETGNIAFRATFPNPNGLLRNGETGSVLMTVPLKNAIIIPQKASFEVLEKRYVYVVDAKNIVHQREIAIASELPDLYVIKSGLNASDKILLEGIRKVKDGDKISYTFESMKQVLPTLKVYSE